The following proteins come from a genomic window of Acinetobacter baumannii:
- a CDS encoding MltF family protein, whose product MHSNSSSGSRLGLSSLFSSLPLKVLALSTMFFPFHSINAGKTLQYNTVVNTNTLTVVAVESPTTVFKEDQFLHGFGYDLARNYAQSLNVKLDFKIVTDNATALKWVQQGKANLAMTTASLSSIENKGLMSFSASCGDIVNLQKNGLNPNLSWVFKQADDPLTQTASGFVCQSKQNGLTQQLASFYNRNVVKPEAWSTIQRDLSARIPIYKASFKQSAAQYDLDWHLLAAIGYQESYLKPESVSPTGVRGLMMLTNSTARAMGVSNRNDPAQSIQGGAKYYDLMLSEYDDIPFPDRNWYALVAYNMGPGAVNQIQKRLQAQGKDPNQWVNLYNYLQSNKTRNGRYKQAVQYVTRIRAYLEHIKTAQTRINI is encoded by the coding sequence ATGCACAGTAATTCAAGTTCTGGGTCGAGGCTTGGCCTTAGCTCTTTATTTTCTTCTCTCCCATTGAAAGTTCTTGCGCTCAGCACTATGTTTTTTCCCTTTCATAGTATCAATGCAGGAAAAACCCTACAGTACAATACTGTAGTTAACACAAACACATTAACAGTGGTTGCCGTAGAAAGCCCAACGACTGTTTTTAAAGAAGACCAGTTTTTACACGGCTTCGGTTATGACTTAGCGCGTAACTATGCACAAAGCTTAAATGTAAAGTTGGACTTCAAAATCGTGACAGATAATGCCACGGCGCTTAAGTGGGTTCAGCAAGGTAAAGCAAATCTTGCCATGACAACCGCAAGCTTAAGTTCAATCGAGAACAAAGGTTTAATGTCTTTTTCTGCAAGTTGTGGTGATATCGTAAATTTGCAAAAAAATGGATTAAATCCGAATCTAAGCTGGGTGTTTAAACAAGCAGATGACCCGCTTACACAAACAGCAAGCGGTTTTGTTTGTCAAAGCAAACAAAATGGTCTAACTCAGCAACTTGCTTCTTTTTATAACCGTAATGTTGTAAAACCAGAAGCTTGGTCTACGATTCAACGTGACTTAAGTGCACGTATACCGATTTACAAAGCAAGCTTTAAACAAAGTGCTGCTCAGTACGATTTAGACTGGCATTTGCTTGCAGCGATTGGTTATCAAGAATCGTACCTAAAGCCAGAGTCTGTTTCACCAACAGGTGTACGTGGGTTAATGATGTTAACCAATAGTACAGCTCGGGCAATGGGTGTAAGTAACCGTAACGATCCAGCACAGAGTATTCAGGGCGGTGCGAAATATTATGATCTCATGTTAAGTGAGTATGATGATATTCCTTTCCCAGATCGCAACTGGTATGCACTTGTGGCTTACAATATGGGACCGGGTGCGGTGAACCAGATTCAAAAGCGCTTGCAAGCCCAAGGGAAAGACCCGAACCAATGGGTTAATCTCTATAATTATTTGCAGAGTAACAAAACTCGCAATGGTCGATACAAACAAGCAGTTCAGTATGTGACTCGTATACGTGCTTATCTTGAGCACATTAAAACGGCACAAACGCGAATTAATATCTAG
- a CDS encoding SCP2 sterol-binding domain-containing protein → MPAFLTDDWFATVEKLTAEAGDLNLPPALANLAINLVVTDASGNTELALDGGKIQKGLSSNAKTTLNMDAETLRKVFLEFDMAAAMQAFMTGKIKVQGDMSQLMALQTAKPSQEQKDLFKKVLEQTA, encoded by the coding sequence ATGCCTGCATTTTTAACTGATGATTGGTTTGCGACTGTCGAAAAATTAACTGCTGAAGCAGGTGATCTTAATTTGCCACCAGCTCTTGCGAATTTGGCAATTAATTTAGTAGTTACAGATGCTTCTGGAAATACCGAATTAGCGTTAGATGGGGGTAAAATCCAAAAAGGTTTGTCTTCAAATGCCAAAACTACATTAAACATGGATGCTGAAACTTTACGTAAAGTATTCCTTGAGTTTGATATGGCAGCTGCTATGCAGGCATTCATGACTGGTAAAATAAAAGTTCAAGGCGATATGTCTCAGTTAATGGCTTTACAAACAGCTAAACCAAGCCAAGAACAAAAAGATTTGTTCAAAAAAGTATTAGAGCAAACTGCTTAA
- the ttcA gene encoding tRNA 2-thiocytidine(32) synthetase TtcA, which translates to MYAPVESNEGFNFKPELPTSSAYYRLLKKLRRQVGHAIRDFNMIEDGDKVMVCVSGGKDSYTLLDILLQFKRIAPINFDIVAVNLDQKQPGFPEDVLPRYMEENNIPYYILEKDTYSITKRLTPEGKTYCAVCSRLRRGSLYGFAQEIGATKVALGHHRDDIIATFFLNLFHGGSLKAMPPKLLSSDKKNILIRPLAYVEEKDIIKYAELRKFPIIPCNLCGSQENLQRAMINEMLREWDRQYPKRLHSIFGALQNVSPSQLADRDLFDFEVLDSQRELDFKDPEELKKRLDVVNLSFAAE; encoded by the coding sequence ATGTACGCGCCAGTTGAGTCCAACGAAGGATTTAATTTTAAGCCTGAACTTCCAACAAGCTCGGCCTATTATCGTTTGCTTAAGAAGCTTCGCCGTCAAGTTGGACATGCCATCCGTGACTTCAATATGATTGAAGATGGTGACAAGGTCATGGTGTGTGTGTCTGGTGGTAAAGACAGTTATACCTTGCTCGACATTTTGTTGCAGTTCAAACGTATTGCACCAATCAATTTTGATATTGTTGCGGTTAACCTTGACCAAAAGCAGCCTGGTTTCCCTGAAGATGTTTTACCACGTTATATGGAAGAAAATAACATTCCGTATTACATTTTGGAAAAAGACACTTACAGCATTACCAAACGTTTAACTCCTGAAGGTAAAACGTACTGTGCTGTGTGTTCACGTTTACGCCGTGGTTCGCTTTATGGCTTTGCTCAAGAAATTGGTGCAACCAAAGTTGCGCTAGGGCATCACCGTGATGACATCATTGCTACTTTCTTCTTGAACTTATTCCATGGTGGTAGCTTAAAGGCAATGCCACCTAAGCTTTTATCGTCAGATAAGAAAAATATTTTGATTCGTCCTTTGGCTTATGTTGAAGAAAAAGACATTATCAAATATGCAGAGTTACGTAAGTTCCCGATTATTCCGTGTAACCTTTGTGGTTCACAAGAGAACTTACAACGTGCCATGATCAATGAAATGCTTCGTGAATGGGACAGACAGTATCCAAAACGTTTACACAGCATTTTTGGTGCGTTACAGAACGTTTCACCTTCACAACTTGCTGACCGTGATTTGTTCGACTTCGAAGTTCTTGACTCGCAGCGCGAATTAGACTTTAAAGATCCAGAAGAACTGAAAAAACGTTTAGATGTAGTGAACTTAAGCTTTGCTGCTGAATAA
- a CDS encoding lytic transglycosylase domain-containing protein, whose protein sequence is MKNSVQYLFSCLLGMTTFSVGITPTSAGQMYIYQDKNGSTLLTNRKSYDHSLKKVKVTYYPDSNIHSYSNWGTSEASVLPSYSKNKNAFDHIIKQAAQQHGVSEGLIKAVMHTESGFNVNARSPVGAQGLMQLMPATARRFNVSNAYDPQQNIFAGAKYLSWLLKRFNGNTQMALAAYNAGEGNVDKYGGIPPFRETQDYVRRVTSRYQNLYSSGVGLSSFSNSSISAQAINQPAIPHSTSTQVSAQPIKYSSSRQIVTLPDGTYTDAPTGTYVTNNATAIAHIRIE, encoded by the coding sequence ATGAAAAATTCGGTTCAATATCTTTTTTCTTGTTTACTGGGGATGACCACTTTTTCGGTAGGTATAACGCCGACTTCAGCAGGTCAGATGTACATTTACCAAGACAAAAACGGCAGTACTTTACTGACTAACCGTAAAAGTTATGACCATTCACTCAAAAAAGTAAAAGTCACCTACTACCCGGATAGTAATATTCATAGTTATAGCAACTGGGGGACTTCAGAGGCTTCGGTTCTACCAAGCTATAGCAAAAACAAAAATGCTTTTGACCATATTATTAAGCAGGCAGCACAACAGCACGGCGTTTCGGAAGGATTAATCAAAGCCGTTATGCATACCGAGTCTGGCTTTAACGTAAATGCCCGCTCTCCGGTTGGCGCCCAAGGTTTAATGCAGCTTATGCCGGCTACTGCTCGTCGTTTTAACGTATCTAACGCTTATGATCCTCAGCAAAATATCTTCGCTGGTGCTAAATATTTAAGTTGGTTGCTCAAACGTTTTAACGGTAATACGCAAATGGCGCTTGCCGCTTATAATGCAGGAGAAGGAAACGTCGATAAATATGGCGGTATTCCCCCATTCCGTGAAACCCAAGATTATGTTCGCCGAGTCACTAGCCGCTACCAAAACTTATATTCTTCTGGTGTAGGCCTTTCTTCTTTTAGCAATTCAAGTATTTCTGCCCAAGCGATAAACCAACCAGCCATACCGCACAGTACTTCGACGCAAGTCTCTGCTCAGCCTATAAAGTATTCTTCTTCGCGCCAAATCGTGACATTGCCAGATGGTACATATACAGACGCACCTACGGGAACTTATGTCACTAATAATGCAACTGCTATTGCACATATCCGGATTGAGTAA